Genomic DNA from bacterium:
TCGAAAGCAATCCTGACGAAGCGGAAGGTATTGAGAGCCCGAAAGGCAAGATAGACTGGAAAAACATGCTAAACATTAAAAACATATTAAACATTATAGCGAAAAAACCGCAGGCATTGGCGATAGCGCTTGTTGTCGCTCTAATAGCGGGGATCATTGGGAGCTCGGTATATTATAATTCGATCTATTATGGCAAGATGTTCAAAAATCCGCCTTTTTCTTTTCAGGGGAAAACATGGGTTTCTCTCGATGAACCGATCGTTGGCCTTAAAATAGTAAATGATAAAAATTGCGCCAAATGCGATACGAACGACGTTATCAGCCAGATCAAAGCCGCGGCTATTCCGACTTTGTCGGTTAAAGAAGTTGATTTTAATTCCACCGAAGGAAAGAAATTGATCGCGGATTTTAGTATCAAGTCATTACCCGCTTTGTTTTTCGATACCGGCATTGAGAAGGCGGCGATCTTTGAAAAGATCAAAACTGTGATGGAAAATAAAAATAATTTATATTATCTTAATTCTGCCGCCAGCGGCATACCGCAAGGAAAATTTTTAGAGTTGCCAAAAATCTCAGCCGAAGACCGGTTCAAAGGCCCGGAGACAGCGCCGGTGACGATCATAGAATTCAGCGATTTTCAATGTCCGTATTGCAAGTCGGAAAATGACGTAGTAAAACAGGTTTTAGCCGCTTATCCGGATAAAGTGCGGTTGGTTTTCAAGAATTTTCCTTTGCCGGCTCACACGGAAGCGGAGTTTGCGGCCGAAGCGGCGGAATGCGCCGGGGATCAGGGAAAATTTTTCGAAATGGGAGATGTGCTTTTTGCCAATCAAGCCAAACTTGATAAAGCTTCCATTACCAAATACGCCAGAAATTTAAAGTTAGACGCTAAAAAGTTCAAAGACTGCACCGATTCCGGAAAATTCAAAGATAAGATCGCTAACGATATTAAAATTGGAACCGAATTTGGAATTGGCGGTACGCCGGCGTTTTTTGTCGGAGATGAATTTACAGGCGGAGCTTTGTCTTTTGAGCAATTCAAGGAAATTATCGATGGTCAATTGGCGAAGTAGAAAGATATTTTACAAAGCTCCATAGGCGATTCAGGTTTATGGAGCTTTGTGTCATAATTTGGCCGAATTTAATTTTATGATTTTGCCATATGTTTTATAGTCTAAAATTGTTTCTTAAAAAAATAATTCCCAGAGAGCTGATTTTGGCTACGCATAAGCTGCGAGGAATGGCGGCGGCTTTTTATTTCGGCTTTCCGGCTAAGAAATTAAGAGTTATCGGCGTGGCCGGCACCAAAGGGAAAACTACCACCACCAATTTGATCACTCGCATTTTAGAAAGAGCCGGGCACAGGGTGGCGATGTTTTCGACTGCCAATATGAGAGTTGTTGGCGAGGAATCTTTGAATACGGAAAAACTGACGACCCCGTCGCCATTTTTTTTGCAGAAATTTTTGCGCGAGGCGGTGAAAAAAAATTGTGATTACGCGGTGATTGAGGTTTCGAGTCACGCGTTGATACAAAGCCGGCTTTTTGGAATAGATTTTCACAAAGCAGTGATCACCAATTTGATGCCGGATCATTTGGATTATCATAAAGATGCTGATGAATATAGAGATGTGCATTTGGAAATGATCGGATCGAAAACAGAAGAGGTGATAATAAATGGAGACGACGAGCAAAGTCAAAATTTAATCCGCCAGTGGGCGGACTCGCCGAAGAGGCGAGATATCAAAATATTAAGTTTTGGGTTGAAGGATAACGATGAGTTAATGGGGCGAAATATTCAATTATCCAGCGGAGGAGTTAAATTTAATGTCCTGCATCAAGGAAGAGAACTAGGAGAGTTTGTTTTGAATATCCCTGGCAAGTTTAGCGTTTATA
This window encodes:
- a CDS encoding prolipoprotein diacylglyceryl transferase — translated: MIPYYNLATIHIGPLTLNVWGLFAGLAFALALFIALKEAKRKNIKADHIFDLAILTLVGGVAGARAAFILENWDHFSRNQAEIFSIKEGGLMFLGGAIGVMILVGAYLRLKKLNGWKIIDILVPSFAIGEFIGRIGCAIADLHIGTKTTLPWAQEYLDGSFRHPIAIYMSLNGLAMFIVFWFLRTKIKAEGALFLFFVLWYSGIRFFLDFLRCSDLAVCDPRYSGYTPSQYISAGVFIFSLICLIFLIIRRSAVKKHMADTQNDNEVKKGGESSKNKDLQDSAVTYTEAEEVFFESNPDEAEGIESPKGKIDWKNMLNIKNILNIIAKKPQALAIALVVALIAGIIGSSVYYNSIYYGKMFKNPPFSFQGKTWVSLDEPIVGLKIVNDKNCAKCDTNDVISQIKAAAIPTLSVKEVDFNSTEGKKLIADFSIKSLPALFFDTGIEKAAIFEKIKTVMENKNNLYYLNSAASGIPQGKFLELPKISAEDRFKGPETAPVTIIEFSDFQCPYCKSENDVVKQVLAAYPDKVRLVFKNFPLPAHTEAEFAAEAAECAGDQGKFFEMGDVLFANQAKLDKASITKYARNLKLDAKKFKDCTDSGKFKDKIANDIKIGTEFGIGGTPAFFVGDEFTGGALSFEQFKEIIDGQLAK
- a CDS encoding UDP-N-acetylmuramoyl-L-alanyl-D-glutamate--2,6-diaminopimelate ligase, which gives rise to MFYSLKLFLKKIIPRELILATHKLRGMAAAFYFGFPAKKLRVIGVAGTKGKTTTTNLITRILERAGHRVAMFSTANMRVVGEESLNTEKLTTPSPFFLQKFLREAVKKNCDYAVIEVSSHALIQSRLFGIDFHKAVITNLMPDHLDYHKDADEYRDVHLEMIGSKTEEVIINGDDEQSQNLIRQWADSPKRRDIKILSFGLKDNDELMGRNIQLSSGGVKFNVLHQGRELGEFVLNIPGKFSVYNALAAIALGVSEAVESDIIRKALAGISGVPGRLEKIKTSDAQDFEVIVDYAHSPDSLKNVYEAIKPYVKNRLIAVLGGTGDRDKTYRARAGALADQFADIVIVTNEDPYSEDAESIMEQVLSGIKNKKNGENLFRILDRREAIRKAVDLAAKNDVILITGKGSEQFMVWGDKKIPWDDREVAREVLKGRFNPPVGGLAGEARSK